One part of the Tunicatimonas pelagia genome encodes these proteins:
- a CDS encoding 3-keto-disaccharide hydrolase, with protein MKIVGFLVAVVLLTGSGSQPPQQVVALFDGKTFQGWEGDTTNTWQIEEEALIGGSLAETVPHNDFLVTTQPYENFVLRLKFKLLGDEGFINAGIQFHSQRLDDPPYEMIGYQADLGQDYWASLYDESRRRKTLAAPDSALVETLLKPNEWNDYEIRTQDGRIQLFLNGRRTVDYTEPDKSIPQSGYIGLQIHGGGKAKVFYKNIMLEKLP; from the coding sequence ATGAAGATCGTTGGTTTTCTTGTTGCGGTAGTCCTTTTAACTGGTTCGGGAAGTCAGCCACCTCAACAGGTCGTTGCACTATTCGATGGGAAGACTTTCCAGGGCTGGGAAGGTGATACAACCAATACCTGGCAGATTGAAGAGGAAGCACTGATAGGTGGATCGCTCGCTGAAACCGTACCGCACAATGATTTTCTAGTAACCACCCAGCCTTACGAAAACTTTGTGCTGCGATTGAAATTTAAGCTATTGGGTGACGAAGGTTTTATCAATGCGGGCATCCAGTTTCATAGCCAGCGGCTGGATGACCCTCCCTACGAAATGATTGGCTACCAAGCCGACTTAGGCCAAGATTACTGGGCCAGTCTCTACGATGAATCGCGCCGCCGTAAAACTCTAGCTGCCCCAGACTCTGCCTTAGTAGAAACGTTACTAAAGCCCAATGAGTGGAACGACTACGAAATTCGCACCCAAGATGGCCGTATTCAACTGTTCTTGAACGGGCGAAGAACCGTAGATTATACCGAGCCTGATAAATCTATTCCTCAGTCTGGCTATATTGGTTTGCAAATTCACGGGGGCGGTAAAGCGAAGGTGTTTTATAAGAATATTATGCTAGAAAAACTTCCCTGA
- a CDS encoding serine hydrolase domain-containing protein, which produces MDSVMQKYVNQEELHGCVTYVQQSGKVLLRRSYGFKDVEQNEEMTNDAIFNIASMAKIVTAVGALKLYEEGKFMLDDPVKDYLPELGNLQVLENMGTDSAVLVPLQRDITIRDLFRHTAGFGYVQNKEEVKDEVDSLYIAYEVDLSNTSEEFLNRISQAPLKYQPGSQWEYSYSNDILGFLVERISQKSLHDYLKETIFIPLGMESTGFYISEENASRLTNIYTHSDNQLQTVEGRSSDHFLTKPTIYSGGGGMPNDAGALVSTVDDFATFCTMLLQHGSYERKKVLQPPTVELLISDQIAGIEDRSFPLAGYGFGVGVNNQPYHGKTKAISWTGAYNTFFLINYESNLVAIFLTQHHPWGYLNIMGEFASVLEKTIPQH; this is translated from the coding sequence ATGGATAGCGTTATGCAGAAGTACGTTAATCAGGAAGAACTTCATGGCTGCGTTACCTATGTACAACAAAGTGGAAAAGTTTTACTTCGCCGATCTTACGGATTCAAGGACGTTGAACAAAACGAGGAAATGACTAATGATGCTATTTTCAACATAGCATCAATGGCGAAGATTGTCACGGCGGTAGGTGCTTTGAAGCTGTACGAAGAGGGGAAGTTTATGCTCGATGACCCGGTGAAAGACTATCTTCCGGAGCTAGGCAACTTACAAGTACTCGAGAATATGGGTACGGATTCGGCTGTACTGGTTCCTCTTCAACGGGATATTACCATCAGGGACCTTTTCCGCCATACTGCCGGATTCGGTTACGTACAGAACAAAGAGGAGGTCAAGGACGAAGTAGATAGCCTCTATATCGCTTATGAAGTTGATCTTAGTAACACCTCTGAAGAGTTTCTCAATCGCATTTCCCAAGCGCCTTTAAAGTATCAGCCCGGTAGCCAGTGGGAATACAGTTACTCAAATGATATTTTAGGTTTTCTGGTTGAAAGAATTAGCCAAAAGTCACTGCATGATTATCTAAAGGAAACCATCTTTATTCCGCTGGGGATGGAATCTACCGGCTTCTACATAAGTGAGGAGAACGCTAGTAGACTTACCAATATATACACTCATTCTGATAATCAGCTTCAGACAGTTGAGGGTCGTTCATCAGATCACTTTCTAACGAAGCCAACAATTTACTCAGGAGGTGGGGGTATGCCCAATGATGCCGGAGCACTGGTATCAACCGTAGATGATTTTGCTACCTTCTGCACCATGTTACTTCAGCACGGAAGCTATGAAAGGAAAAAAGTATTGCAGCCACCGACGGTAGAACTGCTGATTTCGGATCAAATTGCCGGTATTGAAGATCGTTCGTTTCCCTTGGCAGGATATGGTTTTGGAGTAGGTGTGAATAACCAACCCTATCACGGAAAAACTAAGGCAATAAGTTGGACTGGGGCGTACAACACCTTCTTCCTGATTAATTACGAAAGTAATTTAGTTGCTATATTTCTTACCCAGCATCACCCCTGGGGGTATTTAAATATCATGGGTGAGTTCGCTTCAGTCTTAGAGAAAACCATCCCTCAACATTAG
- a CDS encoding response regulator transcription factor, producing MKVLLAEDDQNLGMILNDYLTAKGYETILCRDGEEALATFKKEDSLSICILDVMMPKMDGFELAEEIRQLDSKIPMIFLTAKSMKEDTIAGLKLGADDYITKPFSMEELLLRIQAILRRTQPEDAEQSQYAFGKFAYDYQKRILQHDEHEVKLTSKESELLKLFAQNVNQTVDRTKALKVVWGDDSYFNARSMDVYIAKLRKYLKPDEDVQILTVHGQGFKLVDLS from the coding sequence ATGAAGGTATTACTGGCTGAAGACGATCAGAACTTAGGCATGATTTTAAATGATTACCTCACGGCAAAAGGGTACGAAACCATTCTCTGCCGCGATGGCGAAGAAGCATTAGCCACTTTCAAGAAAGAAGATAGCTTATCTATCTGCATACTAGATGTAATGATGCCCAAAATGGATGGGTTTGAGTTGGCCGAAGAAATTCGCCAATTGGATAGTAAGATTCCGATGATTTTCCTGACGGCTAAATCCATGAAAGAAGATACTATTGCCGGACTGAAACTGGGAGCAGATGACTATATTACCAAACCCTTCAGCATGGAAGAGCTACTACTGCGAATACAGGCAATACTGAGACGCACCCAACCGGAAGATGCAGAGCAAAGCCAGTATGCCTTCGGGAAATTCGCTTATGATTACCAAAAGCGAATTCTACAGCATGACGAACATGAAGTCAAACTTACCTCTAAAGAATCGGAGCTACTGAAGCTATTTGCCCAAAATGTCAATCAGACCGTAGATCGTACTAAAGCCCTGAAAGTAGTGTGGGGCGACGATAGTTATTTCAACGCTCGCAGTATGGATGTGTATATTGCCAAACTACGCAAGTACCTCAAGCCCGACGAAGATGTACAAATCCTAACCGTACACGGCCAAGGGTTCAAGCTAGTTGATCTTTCTTAG
- a CDS encoding ADP-ribosylglycohydrolase family protein yields the protein MKYYLTLPALPLIIFSCSTQHEEENYLWVSNQRVLDLMLEGVLPPATSDPAQNEHFDMIDAQLITEIFGLFAPARPDIALEMAHLPIRTSAREEAASISEFYVVMHSLASGVDTTVTTNEQLRKLASQARKILPDSSYTAHMYDYVQEKYESRISWEQTRDSVYYRYQVNQQDGYDITARNITCNGCFAAGINFAASLISLFYGEGDIVETIKIGALAGWDSDNPTATWGGLLGFLIGKDGIEKAFGREFSNRFNIHRTRQKFPNEGVDTFENMASNGITIIDRVVQEEMGGTVDTAQNVWIISAKEFTFH from the coding sequence ATGAAGTACTACCTCACACTACCAGCACTTCCACTAATCATTTTTTCCTGTAGCACCCAACATGAGGAAGAAAACTATCTGTGGGTGTCGAACCAGCGAGTGCTAGATTTAATGCTAGAAGGAGTACTACCCCCTGCAACCAGTGATCCCGCTCAGAACGAGCACTTTGATATGATTGATGCTCAGCTAATCACCGAGATATTTGGGTTGTTCGCCCCCGCCCGGCCCGATATTGCCCTGGAAATGGCTCACTTGCCAATCCGTACCTCCGCCCGAGAGGAAGCAGCCAGTATTTCAGAATTCTACGTGGTGATGCACTCGCTGGCTTCTGGAGTAGACACTACGGTTACTACCAATGAGCAACTACGCAAGCTGGCTAGTCAGGCTCGCAAGATCTTGCCAGACAGCTCTTACACTGCCCACATGTACGACTATGTGCAAGAAAAGTACGAATCAAGAATTTCTTGGGAGCAAACTCGAGACTCCGTGTACTACCGCTATCAAGTAAACCAACAAGATGGGTACGATATCACTGCCCGTAACATTACCTGCAACGGTTGCTTTGCTGCCGGAATCAACTTTGCGGCCAGTCTGATTAGTTTATTTTACGGTGAAGGCGACATTGTGGAAACAATCAAGATTGGTGCACTGGCCGGTTGGGACTCAGATAACCCTACCGCTACTTGGGGCGGGCTACTTGGTTTTCTGATTGGGAAAGATGGGATAGAAAAAGCCTTTGGTCGTGAATTTTCCAATAGATTTAACATTCATCGTACCCGGCAGAAATTTCCTAACGAGGGCGTTGATACCTTTGAGAACATGGCTTCTAACGGAATAACGATTATTGATAGGGTAGTACAAGAAGAAATGGGCGGAACAGTAGATACAGCACAAAACGTCTGGATTATTTCTGCTAAAGAGTTTACTTTCCATTAG
- a CDS encoding TlpA family protein disulfide reductase, whose protein sequence is MKNALIWYALIILVACQNKEAPNEIVVVLDEVAGSGPFYPGKGALSAISPEDELAPLRENVIGLPKELDSLVQIGQWEADFVQWIYQGYHNQLIDSTLAYRWLEDLTPKEMAKYTPEMVDGQIAIAFGHNLSGQKIVIVDTNNDEDFADEEVYIFSEQDSATLTATPNSDRDQIAVFPVVVDVYDGNQAREVNQILQIDPLTHNRFWVGTLGYRRGEVAVDNRDYYVSLSNGFYRPTYETDDILVVVEDSLVERYHHKYSPDSVLAFQEMAQLGGELYQITDVSLFGDTLTLEKHPKGEAWQGTQLGATAYEIDTTSLSGERYQLSNGKVTLLDFWGTWCGPCRSEFPFLKDAHTFFAGDQFEIVGIASDRRKTLVKFVDENQLDWTQIHQGRRNQEIIERYRIDSYPSTFLIDEQGKIVAKEQKLRGHQLAKTLLTKLNISEDEFAAKVTAGSVAIQVAGDDRQRWMISGDFSDNQPLPLYLVDKYWQRGLDILPGDYSYTLKALGGNSESYEGSFSVDGNTTEILLPKNTQL, encoded by the coding sequence ATGAAAAACGCGCTCATATGGTATGCCCTTATTATCCTGGTGGCTTGCCAGAACAAAGAAGCCCCTAATGAAATTGTAGTCGTGCTAGATGAAGTTGCGGGAAGCGGCCCTTTTTACCCTGGAAAAGGAGCTTTATCCGCTATATCTCCCGAAGATGAACTAGCTCCCTTACGCGAAAACGTGATAGGTCTGCCGAAAGAGCTGGATTCACTGGTTCAAATTGGGCAGTGGGAAGCTGACTTTGTTCAGTGGATTTACCAGGGCTACCATAACCAGCTTATCGATTCTACGCTGGCTTATCGGTGGTTAGAAGATTTAACGCCTAAAGAAATGGCGAAGTATACTCCGGAGATGGTTGACGGACAAATAGCCATTGCGTTTGGCCATAATCTATCTGGTCAGAAAATTGTGATTGTGGACACTAACAACGATGAAGACTTTGCTGATGAGGAAGTGTATATTTTTAGTGAGCAAGACTCCGCAACCCTGACAGCCACCCCTAACTCTGATCGAGATCAGATCGCGGTATTTCCAGTAGTTGTTGATGTATACGATGGCAACCAAGCAAGAGAGGTCAACCAAATACTACAGATTGATCCTCTCACGCACAATCGCTTTTGGGTGGGTACGCTGGGGTACCGTAGGGGGGAAGTAGCAGTAGATAATCGAGATTACTACGTATCGCTAAGTAACGGGTTTTATCGGCCAACCTACGAAACAGATGATATTTTAGTAGTGGTGGAAGATTCTTTGGTAGAACGTTATCATCATAAGTACTCGCCCGACTCGGTACTGGCCTTTCAGGAAATGGCTCAACTGGGAGGGGAACTGTACCAAATAACGGACGTAAGTCTATTTGGTGACACACTCACGCTAGAAAAGCATCCTAAAGGCGAGGCTTGGCAAGGTACCCAGCTCGGAGCTACTGCCTACGAAATTGATACCACTTCCCTTTCGGGAGAAAGGTACCAGTTATCCAACGGTAAGGTAACCCTACTCGATTTCTGGGGAACTTGGTGCGGTCCTTGCCGGAGCGAGTTCCCTTTTCTTAAGGATGCCCACACGTTCTTCGCCGGAGATCAGTTTGAGATTGTCGGAATTGCTAGCGATAGACGAAAGACCTTAGTGAAATTTGTAGATGAAAATCAACTGGATTGGACGCAGATTCACCAAGGAAGACGTAACCAAGAAATTATAGAACGCTACCGGATAGATAGTTACCCTTCTACTTTTTTAATAGATGAGCAGGGCAAGATCGTAGCGAAAGAACAAAAACTTCGGGGACATCAGCTTGCAAAAACCTTGCTTACTAAGCTGAATATTTCAGAAGACGAGTTTGCTGCTAAAGTGACTGCTGGTAGCGTAGCCATCCAAGTTGCAGGAGACGACCGACAAAGATGGATGATTAGTGGTGATTTTAGCGATAACCAACCCCTTCCTCTTTACCTGGTTGACAAATACTGGCAGCGGGGTTTAGATATATTGCCAGGAGACTATTCGTATACGTTGAAAGCTCTTGGTGGTAATTCAGAATCTTACGAGGGCAGTTTCTCAGTGGATGGGAATACTACCGAAATACTCCTGCCGAAGAATACGCAGTTGTGA
- a CDS encoding DUF808 domain-containing protein, protein MASGFFALFDDIAVLMDDVATMSKLATKKTAGILADDLAVNAEKASGFVSSRELPVLWKITKGSFLNKLIILPIAFLLSAYLPVAIAPILLIGGAYLAYEGAEKIYEYLFHRKHTKGSVNVTNMTEAEAVAYEKKKIKSAILVDFILSVEIIMIALGTVVDEPLNIQIAVVSVVALLATVGVYGLVALLVRMDDLGYKLIAANEGKASIAKSIGTGLVKTLPWIIKSLSVIGTLAMILVGGGIFVHNIHFIHDLVHSLPTILGEFIAGLAVGVISLPIVNLFKNALGKKKIAEKA, encoded by the coding sequence ATGGCGTCAGGATTTTTTGCCTTATTTGATGATATTGCCGTGCTCATGGATGATGTAGCGACGATGAGTAAACTTGCTACCAAAAAAACAGCGGGTATTCTGGCCGATGATTTAGCTGTTAACGCCGAAAAAGCGTCGGGCTTTGTTTCATCTCGAGAGCTACCAGTTTTATGGAAAATAACGAAAGGTTCGTTTCTCAATAAACTCATTATCCTGCCCATTGCTTTTCTCCTGAGTGCCTACTTGCCCGTAGCTATTGCCCCTATTTTGTTGATAGGTGGTGCGTATTTAGCCTACGAAGGTGCGGAGAAAATATACGAATATCTCTTTCATCGCAAGCACACTAAAGGTAGTGTCAATGTTACCAACATGACCGAGGCGGAAGCCGTAGCCTACGAAAAGAAGAAAATAAAATCAGCCATACTGGTAGATTTTATCCTATCGGTAGAAATCATCATGATAGCGCTGGGCACGGTGGTAGATGAACCACTAAATATACAGATTGCGGTGGTAAGTGTGGTTGCCCTACTAGCCACTGTCGGAGTCTACGGACTGGTAGCCCTTCTAGTGAGAATGGATGACTTGGGCTATAAATTGATCGCTGCGAATGAGGGAAAAGCTAGCATTGCAAAAAGTATCGGAACCGGTTTGGTAAAGACGCTACCCTGGATCATTAAAAGTTTATCGGTGATCGGTACGCTAGCTATGATCTTGGTTGGTGGAGGAATATTTGTGCATAACATTCACTTCATCCACGATCTTGTACATAGTCTACCAACAATCTTAGGTGAATTTATTGCGGGATTAGCTGTAGGAGTAATATCTCTGCCCATTGTCAACCTCTTTAAGAACGCGTTGGGCAAGAAAAAAATAGCGGAAAAAGCCTAA
- a CDS encoding sensor histidine kinase, with protein sequence MNRRKIYVIVVLMSVALTGLVSFQGYWINETVQANQQRFTQNVHEALNTVVNQLEQQEAYQLAYQTFGQQVLQLDTNGAYPAGYQSAGRRPARNRPSGNRSVSRFSSQFQVIQRRQSQSFVYSYNQTNGRMEADVSVGVAPTDSPAVLTVRPPDLSQHPVLVYQEQMRKLEQRTNMFEEAIQQLISGSRPVHSRVSNQQLDTLLRIALGDRGIHTPYQYAVVDAEADSVLMASTPMFAEFLPGDAQIALFPNDFVPSRAFLNIEFPQQSWYLLKQIWLTLLSSLLFSGIVVYCFYYAISTIFRQKKLSDMKNDFINNMTHELKTPISTVSLAVEALQDEQMVQNPNILQRYLGIIKEENTRLGSQVERVLQIASLDKKDYTLKREDIDVHELIRKVEKNATPSIKKREGSLCTDLQADRPTVSADPHHLSNVLTNLIDNANKYSPEAPQVTLRTKSTRNGLVIEVQDQGMGMNREVQNRVFDKFYRAPTGNRHDVKGFGLGLSYVQSIVEAHGGQVSLQSKLGEGSTFNVYLPYEYEGITG encoded by the coding sequence ATGAATCGACGGAAGATATACGTAATTGTAGTGTTGATGAGCGTGGCACTGACCGGACTGGTGAGCTTCCAGGGATACTGGATTAACGAAACTGTGCAAGCCAATCAGCAACGCTTCACTCAGAATGTACACGAAGCACTGAATACTGTAGTAAATCAGTTAGAGCAGCAGGAAGCTTACCAACTGGCTTATCAGACCTTTGGGCAGCAGGTACTACAGCTAGATACCAACGGGGCATATCCTGCCGGTTACCAGTCCGCGGGACGTCGCCCGGCGAGGAACCGCCCATCAGGAAACCGTTCCGTCTCCCGGTTCTCTTCGCAGTTTCAGGTCATTCAGCGAAGGCAAAGTCAGTCGTTTGTTTATTCGTACAACCAGACTAACGGGCGAATGGAAGCCGATGTATCGGTAGGGGTAGCCCCGACTGATTCGCCTGCCGTACTTACAGTGCGTCCGCCTGATCTTAGCCAGCACCCAGTACTGGTATATCAGGAGCAGATGCGGAAGCTAGAGCAGCGAACCAACATGTTTGAAGAAGCCATTCAGCAACTGATTTCTGGCAGCCGCCCCGTACATAGCCGAGTTTCTAATCAACAATTAGACACGCTACTACGAATTGCTCTAGGTGACCGAGGTATTCATACACCCTACCAGTACGCCGTGGTAGATGCTGAAGCCGATAGTGTGCTGATGGCAAGCACTCCTATGTTTGCCGAGTTTCTTCCGGGTGATGCCCAAATAGCCCTTTTTCCTAATGACTTTGTGCCCTCACGAGCCTTTCTAAACATTGAGTTCCCTCAGCAAAGTTGGTACTTACTCAAGCAAATTTGGCTGACGCTACTCTCTTCGCTACTATTCTCTGGTATTGTTGTCTACTGTTTTTACTACGCCATCAGTACTATCTTCCGCCAGAAGAAGCTGTCCGATATGAAGAATGACTTCATAAATAACATGACCCATGAGTTGAAGACTCCGATCTCTACCGTTTCGCTAGCAGTAGAAGCCCTCCAGGATGAGCAGATGGTGCAAAACCCTAATATCTTGCAGCGCTATCTAGGGATTATTAAGGAAGAAAACACCCGACTAGGTTCGCAGGTAGAGCGGGTACTACAAATTGCGTCGCTGGATAAGAAAGATTACACGCTGAAAAGAGAAGATATAGACGTGCATGAGCTTATCCGTAAAGTAGAGAAAAACGCTACTCCGTCTATCAAAAAACGAGAAGGCTCGCTTTGTACTGATTTGCAAGCTGATCGACCTACGGTTTCTGCCGATCCGCACCATTTGTCCAACGTACTGACCAATCTCATTGACAATGCCAACAAGTACTCTCCCGAGGCTCCGCAGGTAACGCTTCGCACCAAAAGCACTCGCAACGGACTAGTAATTGAAGTACAGGATCAGGGAATGGGTATGAACCGGGAAGTACAAAACCGGGTATTTGATAAATTTTACCGAGCCCCCACTGGTAATCGTCACGATGTAAAAGGATTTGGGCTGGGCTTATCTTACGTACAGTCTATTGTGGAGGCTCACGGCGGGCAGGTTTCCCTACAATCTAAATTAGGTGAAGGCAGCACCTTCAACGTTTATTTACCCTACGAATATGAAGGTATTACTGGCTGA
- a CDS encoding FtsX-like permease family protein yields MLKNYLKISLRNFRKNALYATLNIVGLAIGFAACIFIAIYLHYETSFENFHTQAERIYRASYRFDSGGDYKVHWARVPADFVNELPNDIPEIETLIRFQNHERKYIRIDDKKFRPKHAYVTDPEVFQVFDFPLIAGNSETALVQPRSVVLTETVARRYFGSADVLGEDLYVSGGLGTEDLLYKVTGVMADIPSNTHLPVEMLLSYRDQDERAGWAYIYTLLNAEADVAAVHAQMHDFLLKYTNEQAAEQLTFVFQPLPDIHLNSDLAREIVPNGNQLYVTIFFFVGLFILLVALINYVNLSSALAMGRSQEVGIRTVMGANQRHIMSHAWLESVGYTLVAMVLASLLAYGLFPYFCQLTGVEFLMPIGWFVLGLIALAVVSGLLAGLYPAVILRSFRVLEAIKHSKTFALAGRRGKFSVKRVMVAVQFGVSVLLVASALVAYDQFQYIQKKNLGMQTEQVLAIPEVPDPVKERYPSFRDEVASLAGVQQVTACSQVPSSEIRDAGPVLVEGVNDDPEQAPIMDIQVVAPGFTEMMGLEFLAGEDRYDEQLSRRHPTEFDEENTIEEYLINQPIRYLINETAMRQLGWSSPEEAIGQNIRWSIGTLAYAYGPIDGVVKDFHQETLKNEVDPTVMVYEPLWTYTFLIKVGTAGVSQTLANIQTIWNDLFPVYPMEYHFLDDMFQRLYTQERVQLQLLSVFSGLAIIIAFLGLFSLVAYSLRTRTRELAIRRVLGASLGSLIQLISREYAWVLLIGGIVAIPLSYLSISRWLESFAYRVNISVLWYLLTIAFIGLLLIITIGWQTRRSASANPATVLKDE; encoded by the coding sequence ATGCTAAAAAACTATCTCAAAATCAGCCTTCGGAATTTTAGAAAAAATGCACTGTACGCCACGCTGAATATTGTTGGCTTAGCCATTGGGTTTGCAGCCTGTATCTTCATTGCTATTTATCTGCACTACGAAACCAGCTTTGAGAACTTTCATACACAGGCTGAACGAATTTACCGGGCCTCGTACCGATTTGATTCGGGAGGAGATTATAAGGTACACTGGGCTCGGGTTCCGGCCGACTTTGTCAATGAGCTACCGAATGATATACCGGAGATAGAAACGCTGATCCGCTTCCAGAACCACGAGCGCAAGTACATTCGGATTGACGATAAGAAGTTCCGACCCAAGCACGCTTACGTAACCGATCCGGAGGTATTTCAGGTATTTGATTTTCCCCTAATCGCTGGAAACTCCGAAACAGCCTTGGTGCAACCCCGTTCGGTAGTGCTGACCGAAACGGTAGCGCGTCGCTACTTTGGTAGTGCCGATGTGCTAGGCGAAGATTTGTACGTATCCGGTGGATTGGGTACCGAAGATTTACTGTACAAAGTGACCGGAGTGATGGCTGATATACCTTCCAATACGCACTTGCCAGTTGAAATGCTACTTTCGTACCGCGATCAGGATGAACGGGCGGGTTGGGCCTACATTTATACGCTCTTGAATGCAGAAGCTGACGTTGCTGCTGTTCATGCACAAATGCATGATTTTTTGCTCAAGTACACCAATGAGCAAGCCGCTGAGCAGCTCACCTTCGTTTTCCAACCCTTGCCCGATATTCATTTAAATTCTGACCTAGCCCGGGAGATTGTTCCTAACGGAAACCAATTGTATGTTACGATCTTCTTCTTCGTAGGGCTATTTATTTTGCTGGTGGCACTGATTAACTACGTCAACCTAAGCAGTGCGTTGGCGATGGGGCGTTCGCAGGAAGTAGGCATTCGCACCGTGATGGGAGCCAATCAACGGCATATCATGAGCCACGCCTGGCTAGAATCGGTAGGCTATACGTTGGTGGCGATGGTGCTGGCAAGCTTACTGGCCTACGGGCTATTTCCCTACTTCTGCCAACTGACGGGGGTAGAATTTCTAATGCCAATCGGTTGGTTTGTGTTAGGACTCATTGCTCTTGCCGTAGTGAGCGGTTTGCTAGCCGGCTTGTATCCAGCGGTAATTCTCCGTTCGTTTAGAGTGCTAGAAGCTATTAAACACAGTAAAACGTTTGCCTTGGCTGGTCGGCGGGGTAAATTTAGTGTGAAGCGGGTGATGGTAGCCGTACAATTCGGGGTATCGGTATTGCTAGTTGCCAGTGCATTGGTCGCCTACGATCAGTTTCAGTACATCCAGAAGAAGAACTTAGGGATGCAAACCGAACAAGTTCTGGCAATTCCTGAAGTACCTGATCCCGTGAAAGAACGCTACCCTTCCTTCCGGGACGAAGTAGCTTCGCTGGCCGGAGTTCAGCAGGTAACCGCTTGTAGTCAGGTTCCTTCTAGCGAAATTCGTGATGCTGGTCCGGTACTAGTGGAGGGAGTAAATGACGACCCCGAGCAGGCACCTATCATGGACATTCAGGTAGTTGCTCCTGGTTTTACCGAAATGATGGGGCTAGAGTTTTTAGCTGGAGAAGATCGCTACGATGAACAACTTTCCCGAAGGCATCCGACTGAGTTTGACGAGGAGAATACAATTGAAGAATACTTAATTAACCAACCTATTCGCTATCTAATCAACGAAACCGCTATGCGCCAACTAGGTTGGTCATCGCCGGAAGAAGCGATTGGTCAAAACATACGCTGGTCAATTGGTACTTTGGCGTATGCCTACGGCCCCATCGATGGGGTAGTGAAAGACTTCCACCAAGAAACGCTGAAGAATGAGGTTGATCCCACGGTAATGGTCTATGAGCCACTCTGGACTTACACCTTCCTAATTAAGGTAGGAACGGCGGGAGTATCCCAAACCCTAGCGAATATTCAAACTATCTGGAATGATCTGTTTCCGGTTTACCCCATGGAGTACCATTTTCTGGATGATATGTTTCAGCGGCTGTATACGCAAGAGCGGGTACAACTACAATTGCTATCTGTCTTCAGCGGATTGGCTATTATCATCGCTTTTCTAGGGCTGTTCAGTCTGGTGGCTTATTCACTACGCACCCGCACTCGGGAGCTGGCTATCCGTCGGGTGCTCGGGGCTAGTTTAGGTTCACTCATTCAACTGATTAGCCGAGAGTACGCTTGGGTACTATTGATTGGTGGAATTGTAGCGATACCGCTTAGTTACCTTTCCATCTCCCGATGGCTAGAGAGTTTCGCTTATCGAGTCAATATTTCAGTACTCTGGTATCTGCTGACTATTGCCTTTATCGGACTACTTCTGATTATCACTATCGGTTGGCAAACCCGGCGTAGTGCTTCGGCCAATCCGGCCACGGTTCTAAAGGACGAATGA
- a CDS encoding DinB family protein, with protein MRTIPYSTLLFVISIANLVQTQNNEELQKTADKDQEAGTPVWTEEDREYLLNNLIQSKEELIKETQNLTEEQWNFKENPDRWSINQIVEHLAIYELIFMNQISVALQMGELPQIKEYPADSLFLGNDPSQNKTTDFTKPFSYTVPLGNNQGSNNLIWLTTMRDESIEFVKNENRNLRLYYINFGPNIHHKCMQIFAHTFRHLNQIRKVKKHPNFPKL; from the coding sequence ATGAGAACTATTCCTTACTCAACCCTGCTGTTTGTAATTTCTATTGCTAATCTTGTCCAGACGCAAAATAATGAGGAGCTACAAAAAACGGCCGATAAAGATCAAGAAGCAGGAACACCAGTCTGGACTGAGGAGGATCGAGAATATCTATTGAATAACCTTATTCAATCTAAGGAAGAACTAATCAAAGAAACTCAAAACCTAACTGAGGAACAATGGAACTTTAAGGAGAACCCAGATCGCTGGAGTATCAACCAGATTGTTGAGCACTTAGCCATCTATGAACTTATCTTTATGAATCAAATCTCTGTTGCGCTGCAAATGGGTGAACTCCCTCAAATAAAAGAGTATCCAGCCGATAGCCTGTTCCTAGGTAACGATCCTAGCCAGAACAAAACAACTGATTTTACTAAGCCATTTTCTTATACAGTACCACTTGGGAACAACCAAGGAAGTAATAACTTGATTTGGCTAACTACAATGAGAGACGAATCAATAGAGTTCGTAAAAAACGAGAATAGAAATCTAAGATTATACTACATCAACTTCGGACCGAATATTCACCATAAGTGCATGCAGATATTTGCTCATACTTTTAGACACCTAAATCAGATTAGAAAAGTTAAGAAGCATCCTAATTTCCCAAAACTGTAG